One bacterium DNA window includes the following coding sequences:
- a CDS encoding ABC transporter ATP-binding protein, giving the protein MARPLVEIRNVSKSYREGERDHVVLRGASAVVEEGEIAVLLGKSGSGKSTLLNLVGALDLPDGGEVHVAGRALHALDEGARTLFRRRSVGFVFQFYNLLPQLTVLENLLLPLELDGRRDAAGERRARALLADVELEDRARAHPDRLSGGEQQRIAVARALVHDPALVLADEPTGNLDLETGRKVLDLLDRLTRRAGKTMLMVTHSPEVVGIADRIFALEGGLLRSRGAP; this is encoded by the coding sequence ATGGCGCGCCCACTCGTCGAAATCCGGAACGTCTCCAAGAGCTACCGCGAGGGGGAGCGGGATCATGTCGTGCTGCGCGGCGCGAGCGCGGTCGTCGAGGAGGGGGAGATCGCGGTGCTGCTCGGCAAGAGCGGCAGCGGCAAGTCGACGCTGCTCAATCTCGTCGGCGCGCTCGATCTTCCGGACGGCGGCGAGGTCCACGTCGCGGGGCGCGCGCTCCACGCGCTCGACGAGGGGGCGCGGACGCTGTTCCGGCGGCGGTCGGTCGGCTTCGTCTTTCAGTTCTACAACTTGCTGCCGCAGCTGACGGTGCTCGAGAACCTGCTGCTGCCGCTGGAGCTCGACGGGCGGCGCGACGCGGCGGGGGAACGGCGCGCGCGGGCGCTGCTCGCCGACGTCGAGCTCGAGGACCGCGCCCGCGCGCATCCGGATCGCCTCTCGGGGGGCGAGCAGCAGCGGATCGCGGTGGCGCGCGCGCTCGTCCACGACCCCGCGCTGGTCCTCGCCGACGAGCCGACGGGAAACCTCGACCTCGAGACGGGGCGCAAGGTGCTCGATCTGCTCGATCGGCTGACCCGGCGCGCCGGCAAGACGATGTTGATGGTCACGCACAGCCCGGAGGTCGTCGGGATCGCCGACCGGATCTTCGCGCTCGAGGGCGGGCTGCTGCGTTCGCGGGGGGCGCCGTGA